Within Phoenix dactylifera cultivar Barhee BC4 unplaced genomic scaffold, palm_55x_up_171113_PBpolish2nd_filt_p 000897F, whole genome shotgun sequence, the genomic segment GAGAAGATTGATGAATTGCTAATGAAAGAAAGCATTGTGAACAAATATGGAGTTAAAATTAATTTCTGGGGAAACCTGAGTCTTTTGAGCGAACCGGTACGATTAGCAGCTGAGAAGGCAATGGCAAGCACTGCCAGGAACACAGGACCAGTGTTTTCAGTATGTGTGGCCTACACCTCGACAAATGAGATTGTGCATGCCATTGAAGAATCATTTGTGGAAAAGAGGGACAGAATACAAGAAAGGTACTGCAATAGTTATGCTGATGAATCAATTTGGGCAGATAGCATGGATGGTGCGATTTCAGTCACTGATTTGGAGCAGCACTTCTACACAGCTGATTGTCCAGATCCTGATATTGTGATGAGGACATCGGGAGAGACTCGGTTGAGTAATTTCCTTCTATGGCAAACTACTTATAGCCACTTGCAGAATCCAGTCCCTTTATGGCCTGAGTTCTCATTTAGGCACCTGGTTTGGGCTGTTTTAGAATACCAGAGGGTCTACCCTTATCTAGAACATAGGAGAAGCTTAAGTAAAAAGAAACACTGAGACTTGACTCTGATGTTTAGCTTCACAGGAATTGTACTGTATTTCATTACATCGAAGTGTGTTGTAATGACAATGAGCCTCTATATCAGTCAGAAGAAATGAGGCCAAGGTTATCTGTTTTAAAATGCCATGCTGTTGCAATTTTGTGTTGGCATGATTGTTTGAGGATGGCATCCTTGATAAAGAGGTTTGAAATTTGGAAAAggaaaattattatatttttttgtactATATTACGGTGGGGATTTGGGTGAACCTGACAGATTACATGTGTCATATGGCGGTTCCATTGTTTTCCATGGTAATATGCCCATCCATTCAAACTgctttgctgctgctgctgttgtcAGCTGCTCTTGTTTTCTCCAAGGCTAAAGTTATTTAAGGTTACAGTCATTTAATACAGTCTCTTGGTTTTCACCATTGAGCACGTTTGACAAGTGAACATTGTTCTTTGCTATAATTTAGTGCCTGTACTAGTTAATCAGCATATGTTAGTTCCTTCTGCATTTAAGGTCTCAGACAACATGCTGCAATAGTTGCTGTACCTTGACTTACACGGGCATCTGGTCAAATGAGGCAATGGCATGGCTGAAAAGCCTGACCAACTAGAAGAGGAACGCCTCCCTTTCAAAATGAACATGTTCCTTTAAGTTTCCATCTGAAATTTGTGATATTGCTTTTCAAGAACATGATTGTACTAATTCTTTTTGAGAATATCATTAGTATAACGACTAGTTTCTGGCCATTTGCTTTCCAAGAATGCACAAACTGTTTGTCAGCAGCTTTCTTATTAGTGTCCATATTTCTCAGTAAACGCAATTTTTTTTGTAGCACGATCAATTATGTTAGTTTTGGATGCTGAACTATGCTAAATGTAAAGCTTGATATAGAAGT encodes:
- the LOC103697150 gene encoding dehydrodolichyl diphosphate synthase CPT3-like isoform X1, which translates into the protein MKKHHESSASNFLEGVWCFLRKCLFSVLSFGPIPKHIAFIMDGNRRYAKSRNVKQGTGHRAGFTALTSVLQYCYEMGVKYVTVYAFSIDNFKRQPDEVHSLMDLMKEKIDELLMKESIVNKYGVKINFWGNLSLLSEPVRLAAEKAMASTARNTGPVFSVCVAYTSTNEIVHAIEESFVEKRDRIQERYCNSYADESIWADSMDGAISVTDLEQHFYTADCPDPDIVMRTSGETRLSNFLLWQTTYSHLQNPVPLWPEFSFRHLVWAVLEYQRVYPYLEHRRSLSKKKH
- the LOC103697150 gene encoding dehydrodolichyl diphosphate synthase CPT3-like isoform X2: MVLSTYAKSRNVKQGTGHRAGFTALTSVLQYCYEMGVKYVTVYAFSIDNFKRQPDEVHSLMDLMKEKIDELLMKESIVNKYGVKINFWGNLSLLSEPVRLAAEKAMASTARNTGPVFSVCVAYTSTNEIVHAIEESFVEKRDRIQERYCNSYADESIWADSMDGAISVTDLEQHFYTADCPDPDIVMRTSGETRLSNFLLWQTTYSHLQNPVPLWPEFSFRHLVWAVLEYQRVYPYLEHRRSLSKKKH